A window of the Anoplopoma fimbria isolate UVic2021 breed Golden Eagle Sablefish chromosome 17, Afim_UVic_2022, whole genome shotgun sequence genome harbors these coding sequences:
- the LOC129106376 gene encoding immunoglobulin-like and fibronectin type III domain-containing protein 1, with protein MWKRSKVTDQTAAGQTGIKKKSKVPGVMITQFMEELPEGMSTPDFTRKPIALTIQEGKCAIFKAKIVGTPTPTVTWSRANGEIHFHPDMCMQKYDEASLEHTIEFPKVAPEDADTYKCFATNEYGKAVCTVVLNIIEVGFSKSKELQKKQVEGLNEISLNSNLDGTREEKTMEPEEKVWEILLSADKKDYERICAEYGITDFRYMLKKLTEMKKEREEEIAEFVTHINTLKHIQVNDNDCATFELDMDLKDPASRLFLYKDGIMVPFTSEESDAQKHNLKQIGKKYVFTIRNLGSGDAGLYSVDVGGINVFSTDFKVPEVDFAVKIKEVKAEERQDAIFQCVLTAPLNDLKWLGKSAPLTNSEKHEITVSEDKLIHKLIVRDCMPLDGGIYAAVAGIKSCNAWLVIEADKDPANKGKKAVRKTTSAGGGNDEDLAKIAKEQQEKYQKEMEEKIENAKKAQAEREVAEAAAKVENEAAQKAAAEAKAAAKAAAKAKKAASDKDAAARKKKGAGADGAGGAGGAGGADGAGGAGGAGGAGGAGAKGGKGVGAGGARGAGGAGGAGGAGGAGGAGGDGTDGGIGADGGAGGGGEGEDGTAAGAKRRAKGGAGGGAGEGSGEDFEGEEEYDSFEDNKALRCSTLQIIVKQLNVGPQKTERRVVPVVIMAPGQQQSVMNLLKMVRVQTAVSQKQLASDQVVHDPGVHFHAGLSDCKAIVGEAAELECKVSSEDCVGVWYKDGDEIQSSEGITISKEGTFHRLKIHKVTEEFAGKYKFEADGRKTESMIVVEDPPRFSAEELEAFKTPVTVKKGHKATFKLPYVGKDPIKIQWYLEGEELSEESTIKLDHSEGCSSLLLTKLQRKDSGEVKIKLKNEFGTVEAISQLIVLDKPTPPMGPLEIVEASSSAIDFKWRPPKDSGGCKIGNYIIERNQVGRNTWKKVGPIGPENKYKDSDVDHGRRYCYRIRVETEMGTSELMETEDIQAGTKAYPGPPSAPKVVSAFKDCITLSWSPPSDTGGTNILGYNLEKRKKGSNLWGIVNPPDDMIKGKGCGVKDVVEGMEYEFRVSAINNSGAGEFSTSSEFVFARDPKKPPGKVIDFKVTDSNYTTLSLSWTKPKEIEGVEDEAKGYFVEIRPAENTEWDRCNSNAATLNFYTVKGLKSMGMYWVRARATNDGGEGEPQELDNYILAMPPPVRPRFTDAKIKSFMVVRAGNSARFNINFEASPWPEVIWLKDGSPVPKKVTISNTEGTSQLLITSAERSDTGIYTITVKNIVAQESFSIEIRVTDEPKPPGPVETDENVPGTVTISWTPSPDEKRDDRLHYMVSKRDSSKGTWHTIGDRIFNNRLTVCNIMPGREYQFRVYAKNDMGLSKHSESPRWLITTKKEKFTLNIPDSKTCNLQCPPKFLVPLKMHTAPQGYECYMSCAIKGDPTPHVTWLRDNISLNTNTNYFISNTCGVCSLLILRVGPNDTGEYKIVAENSMGRAECSTKLTVRGIS; from the exons ATGTggaagaggtcaaaggtgaccGATCAAACTGCCGCTGGGCAGACGG GCATCAAGAAGAAGTCGAAGGTGCCTGGTGTCATGATAACGCAGTTTATGGAGGAACTTCCAGAGGGAATGTCAACTCCAGATTTCACTCGCAAACCTATTGCTCTGACTATTCAAGAGG GTAAATGCGCCATCTTTAAAGCCAAAATAGTGGGCACCCCAACACCTACTGTAACATGGAGCAGAGCAAAcggagaaatacattttcacccCGACATGTGCATGCAGAAGTATGATGAAGCATCTCTAGAACACACCATTGAG TTTCCGAAGGTCGCTCCAGAGGACGCTGACACCTACAAGTGTTTTGCAACAAATGAATATGGAAAGGCTGTTTGCACTGTTGTCTTGAATATTATTGAGG TTGGATTCTCTAAGAGCAAGGAACTTCAAAAGAAACAAGTAGAAG GGCTTAATGAAATATCTCTGAACAGTAATCTTGATGGAACACGTGAGGAAAAGACGATGGAGCCAGAGGAGAAGGTCTGGGAAATTCTCCTTAGTGCCGACAAGAAAGACTACGAGCGCATCTGTGCGGAGTACGGTATCACGGACTTCCGTTATATGCTGAAGAAACTCACTgaaatgaagaaagagagagaggaggagattgCAGAG TTTGTTACACACATCAATACACTGAAACATATTCAAGTCAATGACAACGACTGTGCAACATTTGAGTTGGACATGGACCTCAAGGACCCTGCCAGCAGACTTTTCCTGTACAAG GATGGCATCATGGTTCCATTCACCTCAGAAGAAAGCGATGCTCAGAAGCATAATTTGAAACAAATTGGCAAGAAATACGTATTCACAATTAGAAATCTAGGTTCAGGGGATGCTGGACTCTACTCAGTGGATGTTGGGGGCATCAATGTATTCTCCACAGATTTCAAAG TGCCTGAAGTTGACTttgctgtcaaaataaaagaggtTAAAGCAGAAGAACGACAGGACGCCATCTTTCAATGTGTCCTGACTGCACCTCTAAATGATCTCAAATGGTTGGGCAAAAGCGCTCCGCTGACAAATAGCGAGAAACATGAAATCACTGTATCTGAAGATAAGCTCATCCACAAGTTGATTGTGCGAGACTGTATGCCTTTGGATGGCGGCATCTATGCTGCTGTGGCCGGAATCAAATCCTGCAATGCCTGGCTTGTAATTGAAG CTGACAAGGATCCTGCCAACAAGGGAAAGAAGGCAGTTCGCAAAACTACTTCGGCTGGAGGCGGTAATGACGAAGATCTGGCGAAAATAGCTAAGGAACAGCAGGAAAAATATcagaaagaaatggaggaaaaaattgaaaatgccAAGAAGGCTCAAGCAGAGCGAGAAGTTGCAGAAGCAGCTGCCAAAGTGGAGAATGAAGCGGCTCAAAAGGCAGCGGCCGAAGCAAAAGCTGCGGCTAAAGCGGCGGCTAAGGCAAAGAAGGCGGCGTCCGACAAGGATGCAGCTgccaggaagaaaaaaggagctGGTGCAGATGGAGCAGGTGGTGCAGGGGGAGCTGGTGGTGCAGATGGAGCTGGTGGTGCAGGGGGAGCTGGTGGTGCAGGGGGGGCTGGAGCTAAGGGTGGCAAAGGTGTAGGTGCTGGTGGTGCCCGTGGTGCAGGTGGTGCCGGTGGTGCAGGTGGTGCCGGTGGTGCCGGTGGTGCAGGTGGTGATGGAACTGACGGTGGCATAGGTGCAGATGGTGGTGCCGGTGGTGGaggtgaaggagaagatggaacTGCAGCTGGAGCTAAACGTAGAGCTAAAGGCGGAGCTGGAGGTGGTGCAGGCGAAGGCTCGGGAGAAGACtttgaaggagaagaagaatacGATTCATTTGAAGACA ACAAAGCTCTGCGCTGCTCCACTTTGCAGATCATAGTGAAACAGCTCAACGTTGGCCCG caaaaaacagaGAGGCGAGTGGTGCCAGTGGTGATAATGGCACCGGGCCAGCAGCAGTCTGTGATGAATCTGCTGAAAATGGTGAGGGTGCAGACGGCGGTGAGCCAGAAGCAGCTGGCAAGCGATCAGGTCGTGCACG ATCCAGGAGTTCACTTTCATGCTGGGCTTTCTGACTGCAAAGCCATTGTTGGAGAAGCAGCAGAGCTGGAGTGTAAAGTGAGCAGTGAAGACTGTGTGGGAGTCTGGTACAAAGATGGAGATGAG ATTCAATCATCTGAGGGTATAACCATTTCAAAAGAGGGAACTTTCCACAGGCTGAAAATACACAAAGTCACAGAGGAATTCGCtggaaaatataaatttgaAGCAGATGGACGGAAGACAGAGTCTATGATTGTTGTTGAAG ATCCACCCAGATTTTCTGCTGAGGAACTGGAAGCATTTAAAACCCCCGTAACAGtgaaaaaaggacacaaagCTACCTTCAAACTACCTTATGTTGGAAAGGATCCTATAAAAATTCAGTGGTACCTTGAAGGTGAGGAGCTTTCAGAGGAATCAACTATCAAGTTAGATCACTCGGAGGGTTGTAGCAGTCTGCTTCTAACCAAACTTCAGCGCAAGGACAGCGGGGAAGTCAAGATAAAACTCAAAAATGAGTTTGGCACTGTTGAGGCAATCAGCCAGCTTATTGTACTGG ATAAACCCACTCCTCCAATGGGACCTCTGGAGATTGTGGAAGCCTCCTCCTCTGCAATTGATTTCAAGTGGAGGCCTCCAAAAGACAGCGGTGGCTGCAAGATAGGCAACTACATCATTGAGCGAAACCAAGTTGGCCGCAACACCTGGAAGAAGGTGGGGCCGATTGGTCCAGAGAACAAATACAAGGACTCTGATGTAGACCACGGCAGGAGGTACTGCTATCGCATCAGAGTGGAGACTGAAATGGGCACCAGTGAGCTGATGGAAACAGAGGACATCCAAGCCGGAACAAAAG CATACCCTGGACCTCCATCAGCACCAAAGGTTGTAAGTGCCTTCAAAGACTGCATCACCCTCTCTTGGTCTCCTCCATCCGACACTGGAGGAACCAATATTCTTGGATACAACCTTGAGAAACGCAAGAAGGGCAGCAACCTGTGGGGCATAGTCAATCCACCCGATGATATGATCAAAG GTAAGGGATGTGGAGTTAAAGATGTGGTCGAGGGCATGGAGTACGAATTCCGTGTGTCAGCAATCAACAACTCTGGAGCGGGTGAATTCAGTACATCATCTGAGTTTGTGTTTGCCAGAGATCCTAAAA AGCCTCCGGGTAAAGTCATAGACTTCAAAGTGACGGATTCCAACTACACAACCCTGTCCCTGTCTTGGACCAAACCCAAGGAGATTGAGGGAGTTGAGGATGAAGCCAAGGGATATTTTGTGGAAATCAGGCCTGCAGAGAACACCGAATGGGATCGCTGCAATTCAAACGCAGCAACCTTGAATTTCTATACAGTGAAAGGCTTGAAGTCAATGGGCATGTACTGGGTGAGAGCCAGAGCTACTAATGATGGTGGAGAGGGAGAGCCACAGGAGCTGGATAATTACATCCTTGCTATGCCCCC CCCAGTGAGACCACGATTCACGGATGCCAAAATCAAAAGTTTCATGGTGGTGAGAGCGGGGAACTCTGCACGATTCAACATTAACTTTGAG GCATCTCCTTGGCCTGAGGTCATCTGGCTGAAAGATGGATCGCCCGTGCCTAAAAAGGTGACCATCAGCAATACAGAGGGAACATCCCAGCTTCTGATTACTTCCGCTGAGCGCTCTGATACTGGAATCTATACTATCACTGTCAAAAACATTGTTGCCCAAGAATCATTCAGCATTGAAATTAGAGTCACAG ATGAGCCGAAGCCACCAGGTCCTGTAGAGACTGACGAAAACGTGCCTGGCACAGTGACCATTTCATGGACCCCATCACCAGATGAGAAACGTGACGACAGGCTGCACTACATGGTGTCTAAGCGGGATTCAAGTAAAGGCACATGGCACACCATTGGAGATCGCATCTTCAACAACAGATTGACAGTCTGCAACATAATGCCGGGCAGAGAATACCAGTTCAGGGTCTATGCAAAGAATGACATGGGCCTCTCCAAACACTCCGAATCACCAAGGTGGCTGATTACCACCAAAAAAG AAAAGTTCACTCTGAACATACCAGATTCAAAGACATGTAATCTACAGTGTCCTCCCAAGTTCCTTGTCCCACTGAAAATGCACACTGCTCCTCAAGGGTATGAATGCTACATGAGCTGTGCTATAAAAGGGGATCCAACACCCCATGTTACCTGGCTCCGCGACAATATCAGTCTGAATACCAACACTAACTACTTTATCTCCAACACCTGTGGAGTCTGCTCACTGCTCATATTGAGAGTTGGACCTAACGACACCGGGGAGTACAAGATTGTTGCAGAAAACTCCATGGGGAGGGCCGAATGCTCCACTAAACTGACAGTCAGAGGTATATCTTAA